Genomic window (Pseudomonadota bacterium):
TTTCGGCCTGAAAGGCAGCATCAACATCCCAATTAAGCAGAATCACCTCGCTGGCATGGGGAGCAAGCTCCAGTGGATCCGGCAGTTTGATTTCAATCTCCCCCCGGTCAAGCGGTAAACCATGCCTTCCCTCGCCATCAACCTTCCCCGCATCCGAAATCACCAGTCGCATTCGCTCATATCGGCTGGCCGTAATCACTCTACTCCCCAAAAAAACCTGCCCCTTGCCGATGGTTTCCGAATCCAGAGTGATAGCCGGCTCGGAAATGGGCACCCAGTTTTCACCTTCGAGGATTTCTACTGCCGCGACGGTCGCCGTGACCCGCGGAACTTCATGCCGTTCAAGATTCAAGAAGACGGAGACTCTGCCGCCATCCGGTACGGGGGGCATTTCAGGACAAACCTGTCTTAGAGCGGGCCCGGTCCCGGTCAGGCACCCGGGCAAAAGAAATGCTGTAAATAAACAAACCAAAGCGGTGCTGATAAAAGACAACCAATTGGGTTTACGTGTCCCGTCGGAAAAAGCTTTCATAACTCCCCTCTCTATGTTTGGGTCAGGGAAAAACAGCCCTGACCAAGACGATTCTCCCGATCTCCCCGGCCGATCTCATTAGCGGAACGTAAAGGGTAATCAGGGGGCAAACCGCAATAACCCCAGGTCTGGGAACAGTTATTCGGCCAGGGCCCGGAAGATTGCCACTGAGCAAAGCTAATTTTAGCAGAAGAAGAAGTCGCAAGTCCAGAACGGAACGGCGGGAAAATAATTAAAAAAATCAAGTCGCCGCCCGGACTTTACCGGACCTGCTAAGTTGTAGGAGCGGCCTCCTGTGGGAGCGGCCTCCCGGCCGCGAATGCATTGGATGGCAATTGCCGCCCTGTGTTCGCGGCCGGGAGGCCGCTCCTACTAGGGAAGAGGCGGCGTTGCCGCCGATGGTCGGCGCCACTTGGCTGAGGCATCGCAAGTGTTGGCCGCCCCGGACAATTATAAGTTGAGGCGAGTTGCTCAATCTTTGAAGGTATGACAGTCCCCGCAGCCGTTATAGCCACTGGCGGGCCAGCTTTTATAATCCCATCTGAGACTGCTGTCAAATCGGCTGCCATGGGCTCGGTGACATGTAATACAGGTAATGATGGCGTCACCGGGAGATTTAAGCACAGTCGATTTCGCGCCACCCGTCAAATCATCACTGGCGACGGGTGTTTCCACCAGATACTGGTTGCCGGCACCGCCGTAGTCCTGATATTCCGCGCCAACCGCATCGTTCATATCATAGTCAACCGGATGCCTGATCCACGGAGAGACAAATCCTGGATCACCGACCCCGTTATTTCCGCCGCCGTTATGGAAAAATCCGTGGCAAACAGCGCAAAGATGGCTGATGGAGGAGGTGTCCAGATCATTGTCCGCTGACCGGGCAGAACCTCTGTACTGGTTGTGGTTATCGGCGGCGCTGCTGACGGTGAATTCATAGTCAAGATCCTCAAGACCCACGATCCCGTTCAAAAAACGATAACTGCTGGCAACCGATGCACCGTCGACAGGCAGAGCAGGGTTCGCGTGATGGGTACGGTACATGGCGGGAATCTGCCCGGCAACCGCCAGGTTGCCATGGCACCCATTCGTACCCGCGCAGGTCAGGGCGGTAGAAGGCGAGGTGTTATCGAACACCTTGCTTCCGCCGGGAGGAGTTCTTGGACCTTGCGCCACTATTTCTAACCCTTCAACATTGTGCCCCTTGCCGTTATCCCCCTGAGAAACCCAGTAAAACGAACCTCCAGCCAGAGTGCCGTTAACGACCCCGGCAGCGCTGGTTCCGGTCGTGCCGTAGTTCGGTTCGCCGGCGACATTTGTTACATAGGGCATCGACCCTGCAGTGTTGGTCCCGGAATGACAACCGTAACAGGTGCTGTTCAGCAGGTAATTCTGGACACCAATCCCCCCGGGTGTGACTTCCAGGCCCCCCGCGCTGTTGTGCATGGTGTGACAGTTGGCGCAAAGCTGTTTCATGTCGTTGGTCCTGCACCAGCCGGAACCCTGTCCGGCCAAAAAGAACAGAACCAGAATCGCAAACACTACAGCTTTATACCGCATAAGCCTTCCCCCTTACCGACCGAACACCTCAACCCTGCCATTGCCGGCATCAACAATGCAAAGTCTTCCCCACGGATCAAAAAGGATGTCTTCGGGGTAATAAAGTTTACCGCGGGTATGGCCCCGCTCCAGAAAACGGTACTTGAACACTCCGGATTGGTCAAAAACAGCGATGGAACCATCATGCCGGTCAAGAACATAGAGCAGATTCGCTGCCCCTATCTCAATCGCGTAGGGAAAGGCAAGGTCGCCGTCAAGTTTTATTTTCCCCGCCGGCACGCCTGCGTCGCTGAATCGGTACACAGCTTTTTCGCTCCGTGCCAATCCCCAGACCTGACCGGACTTAATGGCAAAGTCGATAAATCCACCGCTGCAATCACTACAGGCAAACACCCGGCCACTCTTAAGGGAGGAATCGAAGACGACAATGTCGCCGGACAATTTATCAAGAATATAAAATGATCCATCATGAAGGAGGATTCTGTCCGGATAGATGTCCCGACCGTCTGCTTTAAGGGATTTCGGCTCAAGCTTTTTCCCCTTGAGATCAATTTTCGTCAGGGTGTTCCGCCCTTTTTCCACGACCCACAACATGTCCTGGGCATCACGAACCAGAGAAAAAGGCTGGTTCAGGTTGTTACCCGGCTTGAAAGAGTTGAGATATTTTCCGTTTTTATCATACGAGTGCAGGCTACCCGTTTCGGCATCAGCCACATAATAGCGTTCCCGCTCCTGATCAACAAACATTCCGGTGGGGAATTTTACCGGCATGTCAGGAATGGATGTTTTCAGGCCGAACTGCCATTTCCATGGGCTAGCGGCCCCGGCCGGCAGAACTCCAACCCCCAGCAAAAGCAGGATGCACAGCAGGCTCGTGCGAACAAGAGTTCTGCAGCGAGCCTTAAACCCGGTGCCTTGATCGTAAAAAATGGATTTTCCCTGAGTCATATCAGTACCCTCTGTGACACTGGATGCAAAGGTCCTTGGACCCGTCTAATTTCAGGTTGAACTGAAAATCGGTGCCATGGGGATAGTGGCAATTCACACAGGTCATCGCCAGGCCCGTCCTCGGATCAAGAACCGTCTCTCCGACCGGATGAGTGAATTGTCCCTGGGTTTCATGACATCTGCTGCAGACCTGATTGCCGTTTCCTTTAAGCATGGCAAGATTGACCGAGCCGTGGACTTCATGACAGTCGCCGCAGGTGCCGGTATCCGGATGACTGTGCAGCTTGTCAACATAGCTGGCGAAGGTGTCCTGATGACAAGTTCGGCAGACCTGAATCTGGCGGTTCCGGAAAAGTTTTGTGTTATCAGCAGCATGGGGTGAATGACAGTTGATACAACTGTTTCCCTTTTTCCCGGTCAAATGACTATGCGTGTTTTTGACCTGGTTCCGCACCTCTTCATGGCACTCAAGGCATTTGTCGATCCCGACCTTGCCGCCTCCTTCATGACAGTCCCCGCATCCTTCGGCAAACGGCGCATGGAACACTTCCCGCATCATCCCGGCCCGACTGCTGCCATGCGGGTTATGACAAGTCAGACACGCCGCCGGTTTGCCGGGAAACCCCTGGTGCCCCCGGGGCAGTTCCCCCTTGTGACATGACCGGCAGAGCTTTTCCGGCTCACTCTTCAACAGCTGAATCTGCTCCGCCTGGTGAGGCAGATGACAGGCAGAACACTCTCCCTTGGCATAGGGAGCGTGAGAGACCTTATACTCCCTGGTCAGATCCTTGTGGCAATTGAAACAGCCGGCGCCTTGCTGTTCCTCCTTAAGCAGCCCTTTTCCCTTTGCGGCATGAGGGTTGTGACAGGCCAGACAATCTCCCAGCCGCACCGGCCTGTGGATCAGGCTGTCGTCGTGTTCATTAACGATGGGGTCATGGCAGGTATAGCACATTGCGGCAACTTCACGATGCAGAAGCCCTTTGAACCTTGCGACATGGGGATTGTGGCAGATTGTGCACTCCCCCTCGGCAACCGGGCTGTGAACCACCGCCCCGGTAAAAGCCTTTTCCGCATGACATTTGAAACAGACCACCCCGGCAAAAGCGGGCACAACCGCAACCATTACCAACAGCACCGAGAACGGCAAAACCATCATTTTCTTCATTTCCCAGCCCTCCCGGAATGACAGGGCGTGCATTTCCCCTCTTTAAAAGGCGTGTGTGCTTCTGGAAAAAGCAGCGCTTTGTCAAGCCCTCCATGCGGATCGTGACAGTTCAGGCAGGAATCCGCTGCAGGTTTGATATTCTGGTGCGCAGCCATAAAAGTCTCATTCA
Coding sequences:
- a CDS encoding NapC/NirT family cytochrome c, translated to MKKMMVLPFSVLLVMVAVVPAFAGVVCFKCHAEKAFTGAVVHSPVAEGECTICHNPHVARFKGLLHREVAAMCYTCHDPIVNEHDDSLIHRPVRLGDCLACHNPHAAKGKGLLKEEQQGAGCFNCHKDLTREYKVSHAPYAKGECSACHLPHQAEQIQLLKSEPEKLCRSCHKGELPRGHQGFPGKPAACLTCHNPHGSSRAGMMREVFHAPFAEGCGDCHEGGGKVGIDKCLECHEEVRNQVKNTHSHLTGKKGNSCINCHSPHAADNTKLFRNRQIQVCRTCHQDTFASYVDKLHSHPDTGTCGDCHEVHGSVNLAMLKGNGNQVCSRCHETQGQFTHPVGETVLDPRTGLAMTCVNCHYPHGTDFQFNLKLDGSKDLCIQCHRGY